A segment of the Corynebacterium resistens DSM 45100 genome:
CCGAACCACATCTCAGCCTCGGGCTCAATGGATGGGACAGGTCGCCCCGATAGTTGGGCGAGCGCCGTTTTCGAGCCCCAGTCATAATTGCGAATGATGCCGTGTAGTTGCTCCACGTTGCAGTCCTTTGTCCTTATTCGTGCTACCCAGGATGTGCGCTATACAAGGCCTGTGGGATCGGGCACTGTAATTATTTCCGTACCAGTTGGTGGCCGTGTGCTGTCTCCAGAGAAACACTCAGGTTAAGTCTCGCGCGCCGAGCTATGCGCGAATTACAGCTAGTGCCTCAGCGACAATCGAATCGACTTCGTCGTTTGTGGGTGCTTCCACGTTGAGGCGCAAAAGAGGTTCGGTGTTAGAGGCGCGAACATTGAGCCACGCACCACCCTCCAGCTCGATGGTCACGCCATCGAGACGATCGACAGACTCAGTGCGGTCAGCAAACGCTTCCACAACAGCTTCTGTCCGGCCGGCCTGGTCAGCTACTTCGGAATTGATTTCACCAGAGGCTTGATAGAGCTCATAGGCACGTTTTAGCTCGGATAGAGGCTTATCCTGCCCACCCAAAGTGGCCAGAACGTGTAGCGCAGCGAGCATTCCAGAATCCGCGTTGAAGAAATCGCTGAAATAGTAGTGCGCGGAGTGCTCGCCACCGAATACCGCGTTGGACTCAGCCATTTGGGCCTTGATGAAGGAGTGACCCACGCGGGTACGCACTGGCGTTCCACCATGCTTTTTCACCAGCTCTGGCACAGATTTTGAGGTGATTAGGTTGTGAATGATGGTCGCGCCGGGGTTTGTCTCCAGGTAGCGTTCTGCAATCATCGCGCAGATGGTCGACGGGGATACGGCCTCGCCGTTCTCGTCAACGATGAAGCAACGATCCGCATCACCGTCAAATGCGATACCCAAATCGGCACCCACTTCAACTGTGAACTTTTGCAGGTCCACGAGGTTCTTAGGGTCCAAGGGATTAGCTTCGTGATTGGGGAAGTTTCCATCCAATTCGAAATACAAGTCATGCAGTTGCAGCGGAAGGCCCTCGAACACCGCTGGCACGGTCAGGCCACCCATGCCATTTCCAGCATCTACTGCCACGGTTAGTGGACGAATATCGAGCTCAACCAGATCCTTGAGGAAGGCCGCGTATCCCACAAGAGCATCCTCAGTACTGTGCTTGCCAACTTCCCCTTCGAAACCCGGAACTCCATTGACCAGTTCTTCGGAAATGCGTTGCAGACCCGAATCTTGCCCCACGGGACGAGCGCCTGCGCGGCACAGCTTAATGCCGTTGTATTTCGCCGGGTTATGTGAAGCCGTGAACATGGCGCCTGGGCAATCCTTGATGCCGGAGGCGTAATACAGCTCGTCAGTGCTGCACAAGCCGATCCCGATTGTATCTAGACCTTGGCCGTTGATGCCCTCTGCGAACGCTTTCGCCAACGCTGGCGAGCTATCGCGCATATCGTAGCCCACGACTACGGTGGTTGCACCTTCTTCACGCATCAGGCGAGCGAAGGCCGCACCGACTGCAGCTACAAATTTTTCATTGAGCTGACCAGCTGCTTCACCTACCACGGCGCGAACATCGTAGGCCTTGATCATGGCTGCGACATCTTCGCGTGACCATGTTCCGTACTGTTCAGTTGCCTGGGAGTCCGTCATTATGCAGGTTGTCCTTAAGAAAGCGTTTGGGTTTGCGTTGTCGAAATGTGCCCCGGCTGGGGGCTTGGCCGCAAAGGCCAGGAAGTTGCACTTTGGCACTTCAAAGTTTTCAGCTATGTGAAGTCTAGCGCTTAGGTGTCACTGTGCGGAGGTGCCTACGCGGACCGCGAGTAGGAAGATTGCGCTTGGCTGGGTGGTGCCCCGTTGGTTGAGGCAAGTCTTCCCGTCGCGTAATTCGTGGGGCAGCCGACGTGTTCTGCTCGGCATCCCTTTCGGTTTCACTGTCGTGAGCCTGTTGCACCGCGTGCGCCAATGCGAGCAGCTCATCCTCATCGGCTTCATCGCTGACGTCGATGGGCTCGTCATTGAATTCAAGAGTCCACCCCTGCGGCACTGTGGTTCGCCTAGCGTGGCTATCGCACAGATCCCAGCGGTGTGGATTGCCACCCACTTGTAATGGACCGACGATAGCCCGTTGCTCAGAGTAGTTAAACTCCAAGGTCGCCACGGCGGGCTTCGAGCAGCCTGGGCGAGAACATTGTCGGATGAAAGTCACGCCCAGTATTCTAGCTTGTGTGGTCTAGACTATTGACCCATGGGACATGACACGCGGGTAAGGCGAGATCCACGGGGCCGGGGCATGCGCGGAATCTTCTTGCCCGAGCTTCCCCGCTACAAGACACGCTCAGAGCTCTTCGATGCGCGCGTCCTCGATGCTTACCAGCCACTTTACGAGCGTTTTGAACACGAGTTGGCGGGTTTAGATGTTGCTATCGACATCGTTCCCCGCATGCGCCTAAACGCGGGCCACACCCACTGGCCAGATGACGTAGTCGCCGTGGGCCCCGTTCCCCTAGGTCGTCTGGTGCCCGCGGGTGTAGACCATGCGGGCCAGCCTACTCGGCCACGGCTGATTATCTTTCGACGCCCCGTCGAACAGCGAGCCAAGTCACCCTTCGAACTCCAGGAACTACTGACCTTAATCCTCACCAAGCTCATTGCGGTGTACTTGAACGTCAGCCCAGAAACCATTGATCCGCAGTTCACTTGGGAATAGCACCAGCACACTCCCGGCACTTCGCCGCGGTGATCTGGAACCTAATCACAACAACGGCAAACACCATTAGAACGGTAAAGCGCCGCCACAACAGCCCAAAACACCATCGCAACGGCTGGGAAGGTTCGCAACGGCGAAGAAAGCTAACGCGGCAATGGGGCGCGATGCTGTAGATCGGCTGCTAGTTCGGCTAGCCCAAGCGCTTCTTTAGACGACGGCGCTCACGTTCGGAAAGCCCACCCCAAATCCCAAAGCGCTCGTCGTGCTCTAATGCATATTCCAAGCATTCATCGCGCACGCCACAAGCTTGGCAGATGCGCTTAGCTTCACGGGTGGAACCACCCTTTTCCGGAAAGAATGCCTCCGGATCGGTCTGCGCACACAGCGCTTGTTCTTGCCAGTCCTGCTCTACGGCATCGAAAAGCAGATCAAAGTCTTGAGTCAGATCGAATAGGTTGCGCTTTGGTGCATTACTTTCCACGTCAGTCTCCCGCTCCACTGCTACGGAGCCATCAGCGAAGAGGCCGCTCACGGCCGATTCAACTGATTTATCCACAGTGGTCTCCTAACTGCGCGTCCTACACGTTTGGCGGTCGGCAATCTAGCTAGCACGCTAACTTTTACGCCACCGCCACTTCCCCATGATGAGGAACACGACTTATCTGCACGGTCATTACTACAGTGAAGATTACACACTGGTAATTACATTGCGTCAAGCTTTAGAAAAGTTACCCGCACCTCACCTGTAACAGAAACCTCAGACGTAACAAATGAACCCGCCAACAAAGCTGCCATAGATATTCAACCGCCACGACATAGGGAGCTTGAACTCACGGAAAGCACAATATCTGGTACCAAAACTCAATATGAGGTTGATACACCACAAGATATTGAAAATATTCTGGGAATTCTCTGCCTAAGAACAATTTCGCCCCACACATGCACCCATCTGCTGGCAACGGGGGCGTCAAAACAAAAAGGTTTCAGCCAAGCAAGCCTTGAGCCGGCACTAACGCCACACGCCGGCTACCGAAGCGGGGACAAGATCCCCGCAGGCAACTATCCGCTAGACGTCCGAGCTAAAACGCAGGCCGCCATCTGGGATTTGCACACCGGGCCACACACGAGCTCCGCCGAGGAGTTCGCAGCGCGCGCCGATAACTGCACCTTCACCAATAACGCAATCCACCAGATGCGCGCGGGCACCGATCCGAGCGCCAGGTGCAACCACACAACGCTCCAAGGTTGCACCGGCTTCAATCTGGACCCCGTCGAGGACAACTGAGGTATCGATACGCACACCCGCACCGATTTCCGCACCGCGGCCGATAACGGTACCGCCCAATAGCAGCGCTCCCCCGGCAATAGCACTGGATTCATCCACCAGCGCTTCACCGTGACGGCCCTGAATCAACGGCGAAGGTGCGATGCCACGCACCAAATCCGATGAACCCCGAACGAAATCAGCCGGAGTACCCATATCCCGCCAGTAGGCCTGATCCACGTGCCCGAACACCCGCTTACCCTGTTCCAACAGCCCCGGGAATACTTCCCGCTCCACAGATACCGGACGTCCGGCTGGGATTTGCTCGATGATGTTGCGGTTGAAAACGTAGGAGCCGGCGTTGATCTGATCGGTAGGTGGATCCTCGGTCTTCTCTAGGAAGGCCGTGACACGACCGTTGGAATCTGTGGGCACACAGCCGAATGCACGTGGATCGCTCACACGC
Coding sequences within it:
- a CDS encoding DUF3499 domain-containing protein, whose amino-acid sequence is MTFIRQCSRPGCSKPAVATLEFNYSEQRAIVGPLQVGGNPHRWDLCDSHARRTTVPQGWTLEFNDEPIDVSDEADEDELLALAHAVQQAHDSETERDAEQNTSAAPRITRREDLPQPTGHHPAKRNLPTRGPRRHLRTVTPKR
- a CDS encoding phosphomannomutase/phosphoglucomutase, which encodes MTDSQATEQYGTWSREDVAAMIKAYDVRAVVGEAAGQLNEKFVAAVGAAFARLMREEGATTVVVGYDMRDSSPALAKAFAEGINGQGLDTIGIGLCSTDELYYASGIKDCPGAMFTASHNPAKYNGIKLCRAGARPVGQDSGLQRISEELVNGVPGFEGEVGKHSTEDALVGYAAFLKDLVELDIRPLTVAVDAGNGMGGLTVPAVFEGLPLQLHDLYFELDGNFPNHEANPLDPKNLVDLQKFTVEVGADLGIAFDGDADRCFIVDENGEAVSPSTICAMIAERYLETNPGATIIHNLITSKSVPELVKKHGGTPVRTRVGHSFIKAQMAESNAVFGGEHSAHYYFSDFFNADSGMLAALHVLATLGGQDKPLSELKRAYELYQASGEINSEVADQAGRTEAVVEAFADRTESVDRLDGVTIELEGGAWLNVRASNTEPLLRLNVEAPTNDEVDSIVAEALAVIRA
- a CDS encoding WhiB family transcriptional regulator, encoding MDKSVESAVSGLFADGSVAVERETDVESNAPKRNLFDLTQDFDLLFDAVEQDWQEQALCAQTDPEAFFPEKGGSTREAKRICQACGVRDECLEYALEHDERFGIWGGLSERERRRLKKRLG
- a CDS encoding metallopeptidase family protein, with protein sequence MGHDTRVRRDPRGRGMRGIFLPELPRYKTRSELFDARVLDAYQPLYERFEHELAGLDVAIDIVPRMRLNAGHTHWPDDVVAVGPVPLGRLVPAGVDHAGQPTRPRLIIFRRPVEQRAKSPFELQELLTLILTKLIAVYLNVSPETIDPQFTWE
- the manB gene encoding mannose-1-phosphate guanylyltransferase, whose protein sequence is MVADRQVATQELAENTDAVILVGGKGTRLRPLTNATPKPMLPVAGAPFLEHLLARIKEAGMKHVVLGTSFKAEVFEEHFGDGSELGLEIEYVVEDEPLGTGGGIRNVASHLRHDRAMIFNGDVLGGTDLGEVLRTHVEQEADVTLHLLRVSDPRAFGCVPTDSNGRVTAFLEKTEDPPTDQINAGSYVFNRNIIEQIPAGRPVSVEREVFPGLLEQGKRVFGHVDQAYWRDMGTPADFVRGSSDLVRGIAPSPLIQGRHGEALVDESSAIAGGALLLGGTVIGRGAEIGAGVRIDTSVVLDGVQIEAGATLERCVVAPGARIGARAHLVDCVIGEGAVIGARCELLGGARVWPGVQIPDGGLRFSSDV